The following coding sequences lie in one Streptomyces sp. NBC_00510 genomic window:
- a CDS encoding aminoglycoside phosphotransferase family protein, protein MGETILRPWRVWTPAVRELLRHLEQVGFAGAPRALGDGPVDGHEVVSLLRGEVGLYPWPRALLADEGVSALGRWLRDYHEAVRDFRPSSQAVWCDPDARWRPGLIMRHGDLTSWNSVWADDRLVGVIDWDLAIPGEALDDLAQLAWYSVPLRLPDRQRRVGYGAAGAPLTRRLRLLCDAYGADPADVLDALARLQREETERIARLGLRGSDPWAAFLRQNFIPDIEEERAWALARREELLGHA, encoded by the coding sequence GTGGGCGAGACCATCCTCAGGCCCTGGCGGGTGTGGACTCCTGCGGTGCGGGAACTGCTGCGCCACTTGGAGCAGGTGGGTTTCGCTGGTGCGCCGCGCGCCCTGGGTGACGGTCCTGTGGACGGTCACGAGGTGGTGTCGCTGCTGCGTGGCGAGGTCGGGCTGTACCCGTGGCCGCGGGCGCTTCTCGCGGACGAGGGCGTCAGTGCGCTCGGTCGATGGCTGCGCGACTACCACGAGGCTGTACGCGATTTCCGGCCCTCGTCGCAGGCTGTCTGGTGCGATCCGGATGCGCGCTGGCGTCCTGGCCTGATCATGCGCCACGGCGATCTCACCAGCTGGAACTCGGTGTGGGCGGACGACCGCCTGGTGGGGGTTATCGACTGGGACCTGGCCATCCCCGGTGAGGCGCTGGACGACCTCGCGCAGCTGGCCTGGTACAGCGTGCCCCTGCGACTTCCCGATCGTCAGCGCAGGGTCGGCTACGGCGCAGCCGGCGCGCCGTTGACGCGGCGGCTGCGGCTACTGTGCGACGCCTACGGCGCGGACCCAGCCGACGTGCTGGACGCGCTGGCGCGGTTGCAGCGCGAGGAGACCGAGCGGATAGCGCGCCTCGGCCTGCGCGGCTCGGACCCCTGGGCGGCATTCCTGCGGCAGAACTTCATCCCGGACATCGAGGAAGAGCGCGCGTGGGCGCTGGCCCGGCGCGAGGAACTCCTCGGCCACGCCTGA